From one Brachypodium distachyon strain Bd21 chromosome 4, Brachypodium_distachyon_v3.0, whole genome shotgun sequence genomic stretch:
- the LOC112272499 gene encoding putative disease resistance RPP13-like protein 3, protein MDAAAAAAPVQEAMGGDTVVTTTGAAMSYLLNKLEQKHKDGGKFLKKEWRSIHAVLHMLARVPPDELDQGVRDWAQQVRELSYMIQDTVEYLMVSEEEGSGPSLIFTGPGLMKKKIASFFNKLHATIRREEIDDAIQVIKYRVKAIAVFRPRCTINHNQPFLLSSSASTDDLRRGLTNKYRGEDVKDLVGIDKARDELIKRLGEEGIGIDQVPNQQLKTVSLVGCEGLGKTALAKLVYQMLKPRFKFRAYVTLSGNPGTRQVVTDMLQQLDEKKYQQGIISSELATWDETNLLKELKKFLQDKRFLIVIDDIKDIKAWEIMKAAWMDNIHQSRVITTTRHFNVAVQAGDIYKLQPLSHDKSEELFSAIYPAGGKWQRPHGQSDEVSKQILQKCHGIPLFIIKVAALLAGKPREDWSKVCNSVHFGYGDNADEEDEKILLRRYYDLPYHLKTCLLHLSAFPKHATIKKTTLIWKWVAEGCVPEEPGIGLFELGERYYNELLNKNMIQPVKVSWDQTMINGCQVVDRLCDRKYSLSGEENFITELGYLEQLGSQHGIVRRLAIDMRNRDHNPITATTYMTRVKSLHATNCDFKMMPSLSSYRALHVLHMEGYCSYASDERPYHIEHLGSLSQLRYLGLWSMYIPKLPEEIGKLKFLQILDLKRSKIKEWPQSVGLLSQLKCLRVYEDTEGVGDWIVKLTSLEELTLGFVSEMSAFVEVLGKLTELRKVKIDVGWMSDESEKQFVDSMSRLRKVQILQINKDWSRSGREVWEDYIPPRQLYRLRLHFHGLPLWFKSSHLPNLLHLTVRLADVEVQDAMDILGKFPELITLELRLPDGVFADVLGGDAFPKLRHCATSAPLRFLEGAMPSIESIELSRLRIKDLKDAKFGFDFSSLGNLALLRKVKVKISSYDADAKDVKEAESAMWQAVDLLISQGRNIDVTGLPERVAEDEEIIKHGEGVSDSKQIIDDKEVDNDDDEGKVEITEDGADQEVGIIEGTGNIHATG, encoded by the exons AtggacgctgccgccgctgcagccccCGTTCAG GAGGCCATGGGTGGTGATACTGTGGTGACGACGACGGGTGCCGCCATGAGCTACCTCCTCAACAAGCTGGAACAGAAGCACAAAGACGGGGGCAAGTTCCTCAAGAAGGAGTGGAGGAGCATACACGCTGTCCTCCACATGTTGGCAAGAGTTCCCCCAGATGAGCTTGACCAAGGAGTCAGGGACTGGGCACAACAAGTCAGGGAGCTGTCTTACATGATACAAGACACTGTTGAGTACCTTATGGTGAGCGAGGAAGAGGGTTCAGGCCCCAGCCTGATCTTCACGGGGCCGGGTctcatgaagaagaagatcgccAGTTTCTTCAACAAACTTCATGCCACTATCCGCCGTGAAGAGATTGATGATGCGATCCAAGTCATCAAGTACCGTGTGAAGGCCATCGCTGTGTTCCGTCCAAGGTGCACAATCAACCATAATCAGCCTTTCTTATTGTCGTCATCGGCGTCTACTGATGATCTTCGCCGCGGGTTGACTAATAAGTACCGCGGAGAAGATGTGAAAGATCTCGTTGGTATTGACAAGGCAAGGGATGAGTTAATCAAGAGGCTGGGAGAAGAAGGAATTGGTATTGATCAAGTACCAAATCAACAGCTGAAGACCGTTTCTCTTGTTGGATGTGAAGGCTTGGGCAAGACAGCTCTTGCAAAGTTAGTCTATCAAATGCTTAAGCCGCGGTTCAAATTCAGAGCATATGTTACCTTGTCTGGCAATCCGGGCACTAGACAGGTTGTCACGGACATGCTCCAGCAACTTGATGAGAAAAAGTATCAGCAGGGCATCATCAGTTCTGAATTAGCAACATGGGATGAAACAAACCTCCTCAAAGAACTCAAAAAATTCCTTCAGGACAAGAG GTTTCTTATAGTTATAGATGACATCAAGGACATAAAAGCATGGGAAATAATGAAAGCTGCTTGGATGGACAATATCCATCAAAGTCGAGTAATTACAACGACTCGTCATTTCAACGTCGCTGTACAAGCTGGTGATATTTACAAACTACAACCACTTTCTCATGATAAATCAGAAGAACTATTCTCTGCCATATATCCTGCAGGTGGTAAATGGCAACGGCCCCATGGTCAGTCCGATGAGGTATCTAAACAAATTTTGCAGAAATGTCATGGTATACCATTATTTATAATCAAGGTAGCTGCTTTATTGGCCGGTAAACCTAGAGAGGATTGGTCCAAGGTGTGCAACTCCGTCCATTTCGGGTATGGAGACAATGCAGATGAAGAGGATGAAAAGATATTGTTACGTAGATACTATGATCTACCTTATCATCTAAAAACATGTTTATTGCATCTCAGCGCATTTCCAAAACATGCAACTATCAAGAAAACAACTTTAATATGGAAGTGGGTGGCCGAAGGTTGTGTCCCTGAGGAACCGGGGATAGGGTTATTTGAGCTCGGTGAGAGATATTACAATGAGCTCCTCAATAAAAATATGATCCAGCCAGTGAAGGTAAGCTGGGATCAAACTATGATAAATGGCTGTCAAGTTGTCGATAGGTTGTGTGATAGGAAATATTCTTTGTCAGGGGAAGAAAACTTTATTACTGAACTTGGTTATCTTGAGCAACTTGGGTCTCAACATGGCATTGTTCGTAGGTTAGCCATCGATATGAGAAATCGAGACCACAACCCCATTACGGCAACCACTTACATGACACGAGTTAAGTCATTACATGCCACGAACTGTGATTTCAAGATGATGCCTTCCCTTTCGAGTTATCGAGCTTTGCATGTCTTGCATATGGAAGGTTATTGTTCTTATGCTAGTGATGAACGTCCTTATCACATTGAGCATCTTGGGAGTTTATCTCAGCTTAGATACCTCGGACTGTGGAGCATGTATATTCCTAAGCTCCCAGAAGAAATAGGAAAACTAAAGTTTTTGCAGATACTTGACTTGAAGCGCAGTAAGATAAAAGAATGGCCGCAGAGTGTTGGTCTGCTAAGTCAACTTAAGTGCCTACGTGTTTACGAAGATACAGAAGGAGTAGGGGATTGGATAGTCAAATTGACATCTCTGGAAGAGCTAACACTAGGCTTTGTAAGTGAGATGTCTGCTTTTGTGGAAGTGCTGGGCAAACTAACGGAACTGAGGAAGGTGAAGATCGATGTTGGGTGGATGTCCGATGAATCTGAAAAACAATTTGTGGATTCCATGAGCAGACTGCGAAAAGTTCAAATCCTGCAGATTAATAAGGATTGGTCGCGGTCAGGTAGGGAGGTCTGGGAGGACTACATACCTCCTCGACAACTCTATCGTCTCAGACTTCATTTCCATGGACTGCCTCTGTGGTTTAAGTCCTCGCATCTTCCAAATCTCTTGCATTTAACCGTCCGTCTGGCTGATGTGGAGGTGCAGGATGCGATGGACATCCTGGGGAAGTTCCCAGAACTTATTACTCTCGAGTTACGGCTGCCGGATGGTGTCTTTGCTGATGTCTTGGGCGGCGATGCATTTCCTAAGTTAAGGCACTGCGCCACATCTGCACCGCTGAGGTTTCTGGAGGGAGCTATGCCGAGCATTGAATCTATTGAGTTGAGCCGTTTAAGAATCAAGGACTTGAAGGATGCCAAATTTGGCTTTGACTTTAGTAGCTTGGGGAACCTCGCTTTGCTTCGGAAGGTCAAAGTTAAAATCAGTTCCTATGATGCCGATGCTAAGGATGTGAAGGAAGCAGAGTCAGCGATGTGGCAAGCAGTGGACTTGCTCATATCACAAGGTCGCAACATTGATGTCACTGGACTTCCTGAACGTGTGGCCGAAGATGAAGAAATCATAAAACATGGTGAAGGTGTCTCCGACTCCAAGCAGATTATAGACGACAAGGAG GTAGACAACGACGATGATGAAGGCAAGGTTGAAATCACAGAAGATGGTGCAGACCAAGAG GTTGGTATTATTGAAGGCACCGGCAATATACATGCCACCGGTTAG